A DNA window from Ictalurus punctatus breed USDA103 chromosome 11, Coco_2.0, whole genome shotgun sequence contains the following coding sequences:
- the rereb gene encoding arginine-glutamic acid dipeptide repeats protein isoform X3 — translation MDDLFSPRRQLNSTQGEIRVGPSHQAKLPELQPLPTPSLDSVTEKEELVWTPGVNDCDLLMYLRAARSMAAFAGMCDGGSTEDGCLAASRDDTTLNALNTLHESQYDAAKALQCLVKKPVPKLIEKCWSEDEVKRFIKGLRQYGKNFFRIRKELLPSKKTGELITFYYYWKKTPEAVGSRPQRQHRRQPASRKVKTRNTVANANTNSRTSSMELSSASEDDIDSEDSEQGEKGQVCSHCLTTSSKDWHHGGRDNVLLCTTCHAHFSKHRRLPPVPKPADPPYLFKPVRDEDEGLGARQGMKTRRSRASMSSLRSGRNRLTGSPDTSLSPFNDEVRASGHASRTGSSAMATRASSADAKAMAGKAGKKIKVEASLVKGIKRQRDTTAPDTDEPERKTMKRPKNQEVPDSQSEGEGEGESSDSRSANEDGSSDTKDIDQDNRSSSPSLASPLPANESDLDSPVPPPQPPAGPQSQSQQPVTTIAAATPAPSQTPPALPPQPLQSSVSSPGVSTITTTGSTTTTSRVVVPVDVPKDDPSVIAHRRSQRCSEAPPTSQPPTGLTSFQGPGPGQGQSFPPSAPHYHHHHSQVQNHPSSAHHPHGFGPKHLQLQRDSLHSPMPPTSASQIKPPPTTPIPSSHKPIPPISAPPPFLQIHPNLPPPPALKPLASLPAQHPPCSQPPPLHIMPQPHPHPQPQPQLPVLTQSQGHQSKSLITSLPPTSASPCPHPLLSQNRPMPESTAPFTLSSSSAAVPGPQPSTSSGPSVPAGPALVTIKQEPVDEDENCESPPPPHRTPSPEPTVVNIPSHASQSARFIKRLNRGYNSCARTDFYFTPLANSKLAKKREEAAERLRREAEQSARQSRERERERERERERERERERDSDKASRASSSSHEGRVGDLPLAGPMPPGRPSFEAPAAAAVAAVPPYLGPDTPALRTLSEYARPHVLSPGTHRGGHAFFTPLGPADHLLAYHMQGLYAADPALRELREREIRERMKPGFEVKAPELETPLHPSHNPMDHLGRHGALALPHPFGPYHPAMERNMVRPELTYAERLTAERLHAERMAASAVDPVTRLQMLNVTPHHHQHSHIHSHLHLHQQDPLNQGSGPHPLVEPLGGGPPLARFPYPPGALPNPLLSELPHEHDMLRHPLFGAAFPRELPGPLGPMSAAHQLQAMQAQSAELQRLALEQQWLHGHAHLHGAPHPSQEDYYSCGRRGGR, via the exons ATGGACGACCTGTTCAGTCCGCGAAG GCAGCTGAACAGCACGCAAGGGGAGATTAGAGTGGGTCCAAGTCATCAG GCCAAACTCCCTGAGCTGCAGCCACTTCCTACACCTAGCTTAGACTCAGTGACAGAGAAAGAGGAGCTAGTCTGGACACCAGGGGTCAACGACTGTGACCTTCTCATGTACTTGCGTGCTGCCAG GAGCATGGCAGCGTTTGCAGGGATGTGCGATGGAGGGTCAACAGAGGATGGCTGTCTTGCAGCCTCCCGCGATGATACCACATTGAATGCATTAAACACG CTCCATGAAAGCCAGTATGATGCAGCCAAAGCTCTTCAGTGCCTGGTGAAGAAACCTGTCCCTAAACTCATAGAGAAATGCTGGTCAGAGGATGAAGTG AAGAGATTTATCAAAGGTCTCAGGCAGTACGGCAAAAATTTCTTCCGGATCCGCAAAGAGCTGCTCCCCAGTAAGAAAACG GGTGAATTAATTACCTTCTACTACTACTGGAAGAAAACTCCTGAAGCTGTGGGGTCACGACCGCAGCGTCAGCACCGCAGGCAGCCTGCATCTCGCAAGGTCAAAACTCGAAACACCGTAGCAAACGCCAACACCAACTCCCGCACCTCATCTA TGGAGCTGAGTTCAGCCAGTGAGGATGATATAGACAGTGAGGACAGTGAGCAGGGGGAAAAAGGACAAGTTTGCAGCCACTGTCTAACCACCA GCTCTAAAGACTGGCATCATGGAGGTCGTGACAATGTCCTGTTATGCACGACTTGCCATGCCCACTTTAGCAAACATAGACGGCTGCCACCTGTGCCCAAGCCAGCCGATCCACCGTACCTGTTCAAACCTGTGCGAGACGAAGATGAAGGGCTTGGTGCACGTCAGGGAATGAAGACACGGCGCAGCAGAGCATCA ATGTCTTCCCTGAGAAGTGGGCGGAACCGGCTGACAGGAAGCCCCGATACAAGTCTGTCTCCTTTCAATGACGAAGTCCGAGCTAGTGGCCACGCCTCCAGAACTGGCTCCTCTGCTATGGCAACAAGGGCATCCAGTGCTGATGCGAAAGCTATGGCTGGGAAGGCTGGGAAG AAGATAAAAGTGGAAGCATCCTTAGTAAAAGGAATTAAGAGACAGCGAGACACCACTGCACCAGATACAGATGAACCAGAAAGAAAAACCATGAAAAGGCCAAAGAATCAA GAGGTTCCAGACTCCCAGTCAGAAGGAGAAGGTGAAGGTGAAAGCTCAGACAGCCGCAGTGCTAATGAGGATGGCAGCAGTGATACTAAAGATATAGACCAGGACAACCGCAGTTCCTCCCCAAGCCTCGCCAGCCCCTTGCCAGCCAATGAGAGTGATTTAGACTCACCTGTCCCTCCACCTCAACCTCCTGCTGGACCACAGAGCCAATCACAGCAACCTGTTACCACTATAGCAGCTGCTACTCCGGCTCCCTCTCAGACTCCACCTGCTCTGCCACCTCAGCCCCTACAATCAAGCGTATCTTCACCTGGAGTTTCTACCATCACTACCACCGGcagcaccaccaccacttcACGGGTCGTTGTCCCTGTGGATGTTCCCAAGGATGATCCTTCTGTCATCGCTCATAGGAGGAGTCAAAGGTGTTCGGAGGCTCCTCCCACATCCCAGCCTCCCACTGGGCTCACTTCTTTCCAGGGACCAGGTCCAGGGCAGGGCCAATCTTTCCCTCCGTCTGCCCCTCattatcaccaccatcacaGTCAGGTTCAGAATCATCCATCCAGTGCCCATCATCCTCATGGATTTGGTCCTAAGCACCTTCAACTTCAGCGGGATAGCCTCCATTCTCCTATGCCACCGACATCTGCATCTCAAATCAAGCCCCCACCAACTACCCCTATCCCCTCATCTCACAAGCCAATTCCTCCAATTTCTGCTCCTCCACCATTCCTGCAGATCCACCCCAATCTGCCTCCACCTCCAGCATTAAAGCCTCTGGCCTCTTTACCTGCTCAGCATCCTCCCTGCTCTCAACCTCCTCCCTTGCACATTATGCCCCagcctcatcctcatcctcagcCTCAGCCTCAACTGCCTGTGTTGACTCAGTCCCAGGGCCATCAAAGCAAAAGTCTTATTACCAGCCTTCCTCCAACCTCAGCCTCACCCTGTCCTCACCCTTTGCTCTCTCAGAACCGTCCTATGCCTGAATCCACTGCTCCATTCACTCTATCCTCATCTTCTGCTGCAGTCCCGGGCCCACAGCCATCCACTTCCTCTGGACCAAGTGTGCCTGCTGGGCCAGCGCTTGTGACCATCAAACAAGAGCCTGTAGATGAAGACGAGAACTGTGAAAGCCCGCCTCCTCCACATAGGACTCCCTCACCTGAACCCACTGTGGTTAACATCCCCAGCCATGCAAGCCAGTCTGCCAG GTTCATCAAACGTCTGAACAGAGGCTACAATTCCTGTGCTCGCACAGACTTCTACTTTACCCCTCTTGCTAACTCTAAACTAGCCAAGAAAAGGGAGGAAGCTGCTGAAAGACTCAGAAGAGAGGCAGAGCAGAGTGCTCGTCAGAgtcgagaaagagagagggagcgtgagagggagagagaaagggagcgggagagagaaagagattcaGACAAAGCTTCT CGAGCCTCCAGCTCTTCCCATGAAGGGCGTGTGGGGGATTTGCCATTGGCTGGACCCATGCCACCAGGACGCCCATCATTTGAGGCCCCAGCCGCGGCAGCAGTGGCCGCCGTCCCTCCTTACCTCGGGCCTGATACACCTGCTCTGCGTACACTCAGCGAGTATGCACGGCCTCATGTCCTATCGCCTGGCACCCATCGTGgtggccacgccttcttcacacCCTTGGGGCCTGCTGACCACTTGCTGGCCTATCACATGCAGGGCCTATACGCAGCTGATCCCGCACTACGGGAGTTGCGAGAGCGTGAAATCCGTGAGAGAATGAAACCGGGCTTTGAGGTGAAAGCACCTGAGCTGGAGACACCTCTGCATCCATCTCACAATCCCATGGATCATTTGGGCCGCCACGGAGCTCTGGCTCTACCACACCCATTTGGGCCATACCACCCAGCCATGGAGCGCAACATGGTGCGGCCTGAGTTAACGTATGCTGAACGACTGACTGCAGAGCGACTCCATGCTGAGAGGATGGCAGCATCTGCTGTAGACCCCGTGACCAGACTTCAGATGCTCAATGTAACACCACATCACCACCAGCATTCACACATCCACTCCCACCTCCATCTACACCAGCAGGACCCACTCAACCAGG GTTCTGGGCCCCACCCACTGGTGGAGCCGTTGGGAGGAGGTCCCCCTCTGGCCCGGTTCCCCTACCCACCAGGTGCACTTCCCAACCCATTGCTCAGTGAGTTGCCACATGAACACGACATGCTGCGGCACCCTCTCTTCG GAGCAGCATTCCCAAGAGAATTACCAGGACCACTGGGTCCCATGTCAGCTGCACATCAGCTGCAGGCCATGCAGGCTCAGTCAGCAGAGTTACAGAGACTGGCACTGGAGCAGCAGTGGCTACATGGGCACGCACACCTGCACGGTGCTCCTCACCCTAGCCAAGAAGACTACTACAG CTGTGGACGGAGAGGAGGCAGGTAG